One region of Paraburkholderia phymatum STM815 genomic DNA includes:
- a CDS encoding ATPase domain-containing protein — protein MERSEPASLNSTDEPGRISTGVAGLDDVLNGGLIPNRIYLVEGVPGAGKTTLGLHFLLDGIRRGESGLYITLSETAVELAAVARSHHWSLEGLSIHELVSEDGLAADAGQSVLHPSEVELGETVDEVRRKVLDLNPRRIVFDSLSELRLLAQDALKYRRQVLALKQFFSTRGCTVWLLDDKTSQLGDLQLHSITHGVIELDQRVQEYGAEQRRLRVVKMRGIKFVGGHHDFRLDTGGITVYPRLVAASHRREFNNTAQSTGVKELDALLGGGLIPGTSTLLVGPSGVGKTTTSVRCALTALQRGEAVKYLLFDETLRTLMSRSRQLDMALDGYIDNGQLSLQQIDPAEMSPGQFATVVREAVEQDGASMVVLDSLNAYMQAMPGHRYLLLQMHELLSYLNQQGVTTLLVLGQHGLIGNVASEVDLSYLSDALLLFRFFESAGEVLSALSVLKSRTSEHERTIREFRVDSGGLRVGPPLKDFEGVLTGLPSYRGAQPLLGERTGD, from the coding sequence ATGGAGCGCTCCGAACCTGCAAGTTTGAACAGCACGGACGAACCAGGCCGGATATCGACCGGGGTGGCCGGGCTTGACGACGTCCTGAATGGCGGCTTGATTCCGAACCGGATCTACCTCGTCGAAGGCGTGCCCGGTGCGGGAAAAACTACGCTCGGGCTGCATTTTCTGCTTGATGGCATCCGCCGCGGGGAATCCGGACTCTACATCACCCTGTCGGAGACAGCGGTTGAGCTCGCGGCCGTCGCGCGATCTCATCATTGGTCTCTGGAGGGGCTTTCCATTCACGAGCTGGTCAGCGAAGACGGACTGGCGGCGGATGCCGGACAGTCTGTTTTGCATCCGTCCGAGGTTGAACTGGGCGAGACGGTCGACGAAGTGCGCCGCAAGGTTCTGGATCTGAACCCGCGCCGGATCGTATTCGACAGCCTGTCGGAATTGAGGTTGCTCGCCCAGGACGCGCTCAAGTACCGGCGGCAGGTGCTGGCGTTGAAGCAATTTTTCTCCACTCGGGGGTGCACCGTCTGGCTGCTGGACGACAAGACCTCGCAACTGGGTGACCTGCAGCTTCATAGCATCACGCATGGCGTCATCGAGCTTGATCAGCGGGTGCAGGAGTATGGCGCCGAACAGCGGCGTCTACGCGTCGTCAAGATGCGGGGCATCAAGTTTGTGGGCGGCCACCACGATTTCAGGCTCGATACGGGCGGCATCACCGTCTATCCGCGCCTCGTTGCGGCTTCGCACCGTCGCGAATTCAACAACACCGCGCAGTCGACGGGTGTGAAAGAACTGGACGCGCTGCTCGGCGGCGGGCTGATTCCGGGAACCAGCACGTTGCTGGTCGGCCCTTCCGGCGTTGGCAAGACCACCACGTCGGTGCGCTGTGCGCTGACGGCACTGCAACGTGGCGAGGCCGTCAAATATCTGCTGTTTGACGAGACGCTCCGCACACTCATGTCGCGGTCAAGGCAACTGGATATGGCGCTCGACGGGTACATCGACAACGGTCAACTGTCACTCCAGCAGATCGATCCCGCTGAAATGTCACCTGGCCAATTTGCGACGGTCGTGCGTGAAGCGGTCGAGCAGGACGGCGCCTCAATGGTCGTGCTCGACAGCCTGAACGCGTACATGCAGGCCATGCCCGGGCACAGATATCTGCTCCTGCAGATGCATGAACTGCTGAGCTATCTGAATCAGCAGGGCGTGACGACGCTCCTCGTACTCGGCCAGCATGGACTCATCGGTAACGTGGCTTCCGAAGTCGACCTCAGCTACCTGAGCGATGCGCTGCTTCTCTTCCGTTTCTTCGAGAGCGCTGGGGAAGTGTTGTCGGCGCTGTCAGTCCTCAAGAGCCGTACGAGTGAACATGAACGCACGATCCGTGAGTTTCGCGTCGATTCGGGCGGATTGCGCGTTGGACCGCCGCTGAAAGATTTCGAAGGCGTGCTTACTGGCTTGCCGTCATATCGTGGCGCGCAACCCCTGCTCGGGGAGCGTACCGGCGACTAG
- a CDS encoding hybrid sensor histidine kinase/response regulator: MEERILIVAPRGRDAEVVAQVLSRERMECVVCTNVGQLVATLPEGAACALIADEALDALALRSLDGWLSTQPPWSDFPFVLLVGNGKKGVPTAEGRRLEVLGNVMLIERPVSGEALVSAARSARRARRRQYQARAMIAERAAANLRLVNAARQKDEFLAMLAHELRNPLAPIRNAAEAIRTTDAVLPARVQWAREIIERQSRHLASLLEDLLDVSRITTGKITLKRNIIELGGVLAAAIDVAKLALDAHGHTLVVRAPDDSIYLDADATRLAQVFGNLLDNAVKYTLDGGRIEIDVTAEEGLVTVAVSDNGTGIAPEELPEIFELFSQSNRALDRAQGGLGIGLSVVRSLIGMHGGTVRAESAGLGLGTRIVVTLPTVDAPVQGSDRADDVEHGNTQILDVLVVDDNVDAASSLALLLELNGHRVRIAHDGLHALDACADAQPDAVLLDIGLPGMDGYEVAQRLRQMVTMSHATLIAITGYGQPEDIARARAAGFDHHLVKPVEPDTLALLFDDVRQSRATQLR, translated from the coding sequence TTGGAAGAACGGATCCTGATCGTCGCGCCGCGCGGACGGGACGCGGAGGTTGTCGCACAGGTGCTGTCCCGCGAACGCATGGAATGCGTGGTCTGCACTAACGTCGGCCAACTGGTCGCCACGCTGCCCGAAGGGGCGGCTTGCGCGCTGATCGCTGATGAAGCGCTGGATGCACTTGCCTTGCGATCTCTCGACGGATGGTTGAGCACGCAGCCGCCCTGGTCTGACTTTCCGTTTGTGCTGCTGGTTGGCAACGGAAAGAAGGGCGTTCCGACGGCCGAGGGCCGGCGTCTCGAGGTGCTAGGAAATGTCATGCTGATCGAGCGGCCCGTCAGCGGTGAGGCACTCGTGAGTGCGGCGCGCAGCGCCCGGCGGGCAAGGCGCAGGCAATATCAGGCACGGGCGATGATCGCAGAGCGGGCCGCAGCGAACCTGCGGCTGGTGAACGCGGCACGTCAGAAGGACGAGTTCCTTGCGATGCTCGCCCATGAGTTGCGCAATCCGCTCGCGCCGATACGCAATGCGGCGGAGGCGATCCGGACAACGGATGCCGTGCTGCCGGCACGCGTGCAGTGGGCGCGCGAAATCATCGAGCGTCAGAGCCGACATTTGGCTAGTCTTCTTGAAGATCTACTCGACGTATCGCGCATTACCACCGGGAAGATCACATTGAAGCGCAACATCATCGAGCTCGGTGGCGTGCTCGCTGCAGCGATCGACGTGGCGAAGCTGGCGCTAGACGCGCACGGGCACACGCTTGTCGTGCGAGCCCCGGATGACAGCATATATCTGGACGCCGATGCAACGCGCCTCGCACAAGTGTTCGGCAACCTTCTCGACAACGCCGTGAAATACACACTCGATGGAGGCCGTATCGAGATCGACGTGACAGCAGAAGAAGGGCTGGTTACTGTTGCTGTCTCAGATAACGGAACTGGCATCGCGCCGGAGGAGCTTCCCGAGATTTTCGAACTCTTCTCACAATCAAATCGAGCTTTGGATCGTGCGCAAGGCGGCTTGGGCATTGGTTTATCGGTTGTCCGGTCGCTGATCGGCATGCACGGCGGGACCGTGCGCGCCGAAAGCGCCGGACTTGGGCTTGGGACCCGTATCGTGGTCACGCTGCCGACGGTCGACGCGCCGGTGCAGGGCAGCGACCGTGCGGACGATGTCGAACATGGGAACACGCAGATTCTCGACGTGCTTGTGGTTGACGACAACGTCGATGCAGCGAGTTCGCTTGCGTTGTTACTGGAATTGAATGGCCATCGCGTGCGCATCGCGCACGATGGGCTCCATGCACTTGATGCCTGCGCGGATGCGCAGCCTGATGCCGTGCTGCTGGACATCGGGCTGCCAGGGATGGACGGCTACGAAGTCGCTCAGCGCCTAAGGCAGATGGTGACGATGTCTCACGCCACCCTGATTGCGATCACCGGTTACGGGCAACCCGAGGATATTGCACGCGCCCGCGCTGCAGGCTTTGACCATCATCTGGTCAAGCCCGTCGAACCCGACACGCTCGCACTGTTGTTTGATGACGTAAGACAGAGCCGCGCCACACAGCTGCGATAA